The DNA segment TATGACTTCGGTCGGGACGATGACGTGGAAGGTGAAGTAGGACATTGGGCTGGTGAATGGATGGGTGTACGGAGAGAAGAGTCGGAAGCCGAGGACACAGCGTCTGGGGAAGCAGGGAGAGGAGTTGAAGGCAAGTTGGCAGGGAGCGTAGAGGCGCGATAAGGGATGCCGCTATGGCGGGAAACGGAGAGACGTTTAGAGCAAGGGTCAGGTACAGGCACCGAGGTCATGCTCTGACGCTTGGAAATGATTTGTTCGCCGTCGAGTGATACCGATGCAGGCCTTTCTTTGGAGAGGAGACCAAGAGGACGAAGACCCGAGGGTCGTGGACGCTCAGAAGCTTTGATAGCGAGCTGGTATTCCACAGTGATCCTCTCCTCTACTTCCTTCATAGTATCCTCCAGTATGattttctccttctccaatCGTCGAATATCCTGGTGGGAATCTGCTAAAGCATTCTCTAACTGTGTAATACGCTGACAGCTTTCCGCTAAAACAATGGTGAGCACCGGTGAGACATGAGAAGAGAACAAGCAAACAACTCACCCCGAACTTGTCGTTCAATGTGgatcttcatctcctcaagcctcttcttcagcaATGCCTTGCTTTGACCATCAGCAAGCTCTAAtatcctctccatctctgTGTCCTGCATCTCACGCTCGACTTCTACTCCAAGTCCAACGCCAAGGGGTACCGTAGCGTTTCCGAACTTTTTCTCGCCCCATTTTTTCCCTTGTTTGCTCGAGCGTTGGCTCTGAAACGGGTTGGACTGTAGACGCATACCTATAACCGGTTCCAATAGAGTAGCAGCTGTTGTGGGGTGGGTAGCAAAGGGAGAGCGGTatggaggtggaggtgaaGGAGTGTTTGGTGGAAGCTGCCACCCTGAGCTAGTGGTAAACAATGGGGAAGGCGAACATTGCATTGCAGTAGGAGACCGGTCGAAGATGCTGGACGGTGTGAGATTTGCGCTCGCTGGCTCTGTGTGAAGCCGGGCCTGAACAGGTGGCGATGTGTTAGTTGTCGTCAGGGGCATGAGATCTGGTCCGAAAGGGAGTAAACATGTGTCACTCACGTTTTTGGTCCGAAATGTTTTTGGCCCTGTTACATCCTTCTGTGAGGCCGCAGAGAAATATATGTTGGGATTATAGGTGGATATAGATGGGTGAGCGGGCATGGATACTCATGTAATGTTTATGTCTATGTTTATGTTTGTGTTTACGTTGTTAGAGATGTGTGGTGTTGTTAGAGGAGGGGAAGCGGAGGGTGGTTGTAAAAGAGCGAATATAAGTGGGTATTGTCTGCGGATACTAGCTAATGTGTTTTACCTTGTTCCCCGAATTTGTATGGGGGCAGTGGGATGTTTGGCGTGGACAGAGAAATATACACCCAATTCGTATCCCCCTAAACTCTCCTGCCGGTTCTCAATTATCGCTTACGTAAATGGTCAGACTTTCGGGATGACCCGCAAGAAATCAGGCGCGACCCTTATAATGACGCGGATCCCCTCCTTACCCGCTTGTTCTCTATTATTAGCTCATTTCTCTATGGGTGTATACCATTTATTGCGAGTTTGAAGGGGAAAGATGGAGACTCGTGATACATACAATAAGGCCGCAGAATATGCCGAGTGATTTTGCGTAGATGTGAATGACCGCCGTTCAGTCTGCCCCATTAATGGATACCCGCCGTGGGTCTCGCCGAGCATTCTAAGCTGCTGAGTGAGTGCTATTTCGCAGTCCTTCCCCTTGGTACACATCTGCTATGCACCCTCAAGCGCACTTGATCCATGTGAGACCTGTGGTATTTTTGAATTCACCATTAATCTAGACATTATTTCACGCATTATTAACAAAACTCTCCAGGCACTAAGCACACAGGTTTTTATGGATTTCAGGTACGTACGCATTATCATCACCATCCCTCTCAAGTCCTTTATTTACCCACCTAAACCACCTTTGTCCCTAATTACCATCGTCCCTTTGTCTATCGAAGCCAAAAGGGGCAAGTGCTTTCGACTTGTTAAGAGGACGGGATGTGATGGAAGGGATGATAATCGATCCTTTTTACAGTACATAGAGGGCCGTTATATTTCAGGGGAGGAAGTACGTTATAAGGATTTGGTTTTCCAGCCAGAAAACTATATTACCATCCCATTCAAGGTCTGGGAACAAGGCAGAAGACTAAGCGAATATAAGAAGCAATAATTGAACGAGAACAAGGCGTCGGAAGGTTGAACAACGGaaaatcttcttcatctaACAGGAAACGGATGCCTGTATCGGATCATCCACTGCGAGTGAAAGCAAGTTCAATCTGCTCAAGATACTTTCCCTGCTGAGAAGAATCATTTACATTGTTAGTAACGTTGAAAATACACAACAACAGATAACAAAATGCCTCCTCGTACTATCGATGCAGCTCGCGAAGATTATGATCATCATTACTTCACATCCGAGCAGTCATGTAAGTTTTGGCTTTTATATCATCCCTCCTTCCTTaccacctcttccttcgTCTCCCATGTTTCACGCCCATGTGAAAATCAGACAGCGGCACTCCTTTCTTTGCTTTTCTCGTGACGTTTATCAAGACAAGACTGTTGCGCTTGTTACCACTGATTTCAGGCAGTTTGATTTAAGCAGCCTTCCTTTCTAATCTACGTTCTTCCCTTTCACATCTCTCGTACCCGACCCCCACTGACTCTTTTCTCAGTCTCGAATCACTGCCCGTCTCGATCCCACGAAACCTATCAGCCAGCGCACAGATACTACCCCCACCCATATGTCCATCACACCCCTTACGCTGCaccccctcctcctcctctgtATTCATCTAATCGACGTGGTGGGAGAGAATCAAGATTCGATTACTATGATGACTACTCTCCCTATCCTTCTCCTTTACCGCGTCATCCTCAGGTCTCACCTTTGAAAGCCCTACAGTCTCAGGTACAgtccccttctttcttgcCTCAATTACAAAATCAAATTCAAGGTCATGGTATGGGTGGtgttggtggtggtggcaagaagcaaCGTATACGTAAATCTGCACTCGCACCTGCGCCCGCGTCCAAGCCGTCGTCGGGCCGGTATCAACCTTCTAGGGGTGCACAGAGGGATGCAAAGCATTCGCAGAGGATGCACCTCCAGATTCAGAGGTCGCATGCTGGTAGTAAAgcgaaagaaaaagagaacAAGAAGGCAAAGGCTATCGCTTGGCCTGTCGCTGTTGATTCATCCGAACCAAAGACCGAAGATGGGCAACCTAAAACTCTTCTGACTTGTACCACTCTTGTTTCCCCCCCTCCCCATCCCTTTCccctttctccttcaatCCAAGGCTTAGATATCGAGGTGATTAGGAGAGAACAGCGGTGCGCGATTGAAGAAGCAAGACGAGAATTGATGGAGCGGGTGAAaatggaggaggaaaaaCATAGTGCTGCGTTGAAGAAAGTTGTGAACATTCAATTGCAGGTCTTTGTTCATGCTCGGTAAGTTGCAGGATCGCCATatccccttctttctcatcccccctcttcctcgaTACTGTCAAAATAGACAAATAAATTGAATAAGCTCATCAATCTCCTTAACTTTTCGCTTCAATAGGGAAACGCGATGCCACTGGGGGGAATGCGAAGCCATCCTCAACTCATGGGCCGTCCTCGAGAAACACATTTCCCAATCACATTTCCACTCTGGCCGAACCCATCCCAATAAGGTAGTGAATGGCGTAAGGAGAATCCAATGTTTGTGGAAGGACAACGGCGAGTGTCAAGAGACGTTTAAAACGAGGAATGAACTGCATCAGCACGTGTTAGTTTTGCATATGAAGTTTGTTTCGGCGAGGTGTCCGTTTGGTGGTAAGTTCCAAGGTTCTTTTGGGTGAATGGAATGGgatgtgatgtgacaaagTAAAAGTTGAGAGGCCCGACGGCTGACATTCTTGTTTTCGTTGGATAGGATGTGAGTATACCGGACATGACTTTAACCAGCTCATGTGGCACATCGACTCCACCCATTCTACCGCGACACCAGACGACTTGATTCCTGGCCTGATCCATTTTCGTCCTCCTCGcccatcatcttccccaTCAGTCACCCACCCTCTTCCATCTGACCTTCTCCCATCCATACGACCCCTTTCCCAAACCGTGGCACTTTCATCTTATGAAGTCCCAGGCAATAGGATGAAGAAATGGGTCAGCAGACGGTGTCGGTCCGGCAAGTGGCCGAGGATACAAGCTGGTTCTGCGAGGTATGAAGTTAAAAAGAAGGCCCAGATGGCGATAAAGCTGTGTACGGAGAATGCGAGGCGGATGAGATTGGGTTTGCCCCCCGCgagtgaagaggaagtCAATGGGGAGGCGGAGAAGGAGGTGAAAGCGGTAAAGGAAGAAGCcgagaaggaagagggagcGGTTATATCCAAGCCCCAGTCTGGAGGGTTGATTGTCACCGTCTCAGACCAAGATCTGACTCCGTTTACCTCTGTAAACGAATCCCTCACAAAATTCTTCACCTTTAAACAAACATCGACAAGGTAAAACAACCCCTGTGATTTCACCTTCGATATCTTTGTCGAGTGACAGCGGTCAAGCTCCCATGAGAGATGATTTTGTTGATTCGTCAAATTCGATGGATAGTTTGAATAGCAAGATAAGCCAGGGCACGAGATGCAAGAAGCGGCTGAAAAGGAAGTCTCACTTTGATGTACCGAGCCAAGATTGAACGGGTTGTACGGCATGGCAAATTTTtgacatcatcatcgatATTTCATATAGAGATGCATGTTATTAGGAAGCGGTGAATGGAACAATCAAAGAATTGATGAGAAGCGAGTAAGGTATCATATGTTCAACCGATGGACTTAAGTACCCTCCAGCATCTCTACTGTGATGTTGTTGGTTAGCTAGGTCACGTGGCAGCCATTCTGCTGACGGGCGTCGGGCTACCCCGCAATTATTTAATTCCGTCGAGACGATAATTAAGTCACCGATGGAGGTACGGTAAGTGCTCGATGATGGACGCGCAGTTGATGGCGATAAAGGCAGCTAAATGGTGTAAATACCATCTCTCAGACATCTATAGAGTGAACGGCACAGACCGCATCAAACCTACCGAGTGGAAATAATATTCCGGCGCCAACTCGTCAATTTAGCGACCGCATCACCGACTTTGCGACGCAAGGCAGATCCTCGTACAGAATATAGACCATCGTCGTCCACAAAACCTACGCATCAgcttctttctttcctcaCATCAATGATAAAGACCAATTAGCTGGACTTGAAGCGGCTCAAATCAAAAGAACTTAAATCATCTTCCAAGATTAGAAGCAAGAGGGGATTGTGATGGCTTTCTCGACTTCGAGTCGCCAACTACCACGGCCAAGCATTGATAGTAATGTAACTGCCGGTGCAGACGACgtggaagatggagagacTGTGAGTATTCATTGACCTATGATTAACGCACCCAATGCTAACATGCATGTAGATTGAAAGTTTGGAGAATAAGCTGGCCATTGAGCGAAGGGTTCAATATGGTGCAGAGAAGATGTTAGATGTAAGCATACTTCTAGACGAACGGCATCAATCTCACACTATTTCCAGGTTattgagaagaagagcggAGGTGCAGACGGCGCTGAACAGGAAAAAGTGAAGGCGAATATAACAGCACAGCTCGAAGCTGCCAACGAGCACATCAAATCACTAGAAGCAAAATTAGAACGATTGAGAGGTAAGTCACACTGCGTCGAGAACTAGAACGCAATAGTAATGCTGCTGTAGGTACACCGCAAAGGGCTCGCCGGCGTCCCCAAGCCCGATTACACGGCTACCCCTCATCGTCCTCTCTCAACCCTCTCTCATCATCCCACTCTTCAAACGCTCTCCTGTCAGCCCAACGTCCCCGAGCTTTTAGACAACATTCCAACCTTACGCCTGAACGAGATCGTGAAGATGTTGCTTATTTCACTCAAGGTTTTGGGACGCCCTCAAGAGGTCTACCAAGAATGGGAACGTCATCAACCTTGGCCAGTTCTAGTGGAGGGATTGGTAATCGGCCAAGAAGTCGGAGCGCCGGAGAGGACGTACTTTCCCCGAGTTCCTCATGGGATCAAAGCTCGGAGATGTTgatggaggatgagaaTACATCGATGCTCTTGGATAATGTAAAAATGTTTTTAAGGCGGTTAAAGGAAATCGAAAGaggaaaggggaaaaagATAGCTGTGGATTACGGGGCTGAGGAGTGGGAGGCGTTGGCTAGGTTGGGCGATATGTTGAAAAAGTCTGAAGGATTGAGGTTGAGTGTTGAGTCGGACGAAATCGTCCAAAAGTAAGCCTATCTCGTATTTCCGTTTCATAATTTTGTTTATAAAAGACATAGCGTACTGCCGTCCCTAGGCGACTTATCGACCCCCAAAAGAAGAGCGGCCGCCTATCGCATATTACGCTACATCCTCACCCGAGAATCATGGGCCAAGATGCTTTCGGCTGGTATTGAATGGCTCCTCATACGAACATTTACGCGTGACGCCAAAGCGGTACATGAAAGAGAACAAGCCCTAAGGCTAATACGCTCTGTCATTGttcttccacctccttCGCTGCGACctatttcttcttcctcactTCCGCGATCCCATTCTCAATCACTTTTATATTCGCGTCCGAATTCTCGCCCCACTAGGAGGGGCGTGAATGGAGATCGTGAAGAAGGATTTGTAGCGGTAGTAATGGAGAACAAGGTGCCTTTAACAGATGGGATCGTAAGAGCGGTTGTCAGTGTAGCAGAAAATCCCGATGATGCAATGCGAACGATATGCATGGAGACACTTCTGGAAATCGGTAAGCATTGACATCCTCATCTAATAGTGCCTTGAAAGCTTACGAGCAACATAGGTTTACTTGATTTGGAATGTCTCGTTCGATCTAACGCTTTCCGGACAGTCTTGTTAACCTTCAAGGACGGACCTGCCGAACTGCGCCCGGCTATCACAGGACTACTGCTTTTTCTTGTGAATAAACCATCCACAAGAGAATTCCTTCTTCCCGGCTCAGACCTGGAGGTAGGTGTCTAGTTTTCGCACGACAAGGAAGCCATTCAATGAAGCTGACGTACGTGCTCCAGACCGTGCTGGTGGGTCTGACGGAAGCATATGGCAAGATACCGACAAGGCTCCATGCGAGACACTTGGAGAATCTGGAGCAGTGCGTGGCAAACATTGGAATGATCTTAGCATCATGGCCAGGTGAGTATTTGAATGATCACCTAATCAGACGGGATGATGCTCATTCTGCATAAGGTTTGTTGTACATGTGCATGGATGATTGTCGGGCAATCAAAAGTCTGATTAGTTCTTTGCACGTACCTAACGCTGATATGCGAGTGAGTCTAGAAAGCGTCTTGGCGACGCATGCTTACGCTAACGATTTATTCAGGACGCACTGCTgaacctcttcttccaagCTTTGCGTATTAAAATGCCAAAGTATATGAATGCTTTCCTAGATGGCAAGCGTTTGACTGGTGAGGACATTTTTGTTTCACCGAAGAGATGGAGCAGGACGTTTACATGATTGATAGTGTACAACCGCACTCAGGAAGCCACAGCACAACAACTTCAGGAAAGTAGTaatgaagaggaagaggtgcAGCCTTTGACTCTAGTCGACCACTACATCGCGCTTTTGCTCACTATCTGTATTGAGTCTGGGTTGCTAGAAGTAAGTGGATGGATTTCACTGGATTGTGGTGGTCTGATGGATTTGGTGTAGGCTCTGATTGCAGTGATTGAAGAAGGCAATTCTACGCTGAACAGGAAAGCCACGCTTCTGTTGGGTGAAGTTCTTCAAATGGCAAACCGGGTTTTACCTCTTCAATTCGCAGCCCAACTACAGGTGAGATCTGCTCTGCGCCAATGCAAGAGAAGCATCTAACGTTCATTATCTGCAGTCGTTACCGCGTCTATTTACTGAAGCTACAGATTTTGCCAAGCCCGGCGATCGCATTGCCGCACTCTCAGCGCTATCTTCAATTGACAGTCTTAATCGTAACCAAACTAAGGCTGTTCGACGAGCTGCTGCCGACAAGGCATTTACGTCAACGGCTCAGCAGGATTCCTTGATGCGTGGCCAGAGACAAGTCCAGCAGGTCAAGCTTCGCTTGCGGTTGCAGATCGAGGATAAACAGTTTCAACAGATGATTGTGGATTCCGGCGTGGGTTTAAACCCTTTATCTCCAGCTCGTTGATTAAACTTATCCATGATATTAGCTGCTTTTGCATCGTGATCATACCAAATGGAACTATGAAGTCATTGTGGACCTCGTTGAAGGACCGTTACTGAATCCAAAAAGGCTGGATGAGGCCATCAGGGCAACTAAGTTTGTCAGGCGTTTgttttccttcttccatccatACAACAATAGGTTCTCAACCGTCAAGCGCACTCGAGTGAGTGGTTTTACCCGTTTGAAGGGGGAGGCACTGATGGAGAGTGATAGCCAAATCACAAATGGGTTAAACTCGGTTGCTCTTTACTATCAACCATGTTGAGCACGCCCGAGGGCATACGGTTCTTGACGGAGGACAAGCTGTTAAGGCAGCTTCTGCATTGTTTCAATGAGCTTGATCAGGTGGGTAATACTATTAAGCCGAGGGTTAGTAATGAGGCTCATGTTGGTTATACAGTACGTTGGCCAGCCGACTGCTCGACCGCTCTTTGCGCGGGATCGCTTGGAGGGTACTCTAACCTACGGTTACTTTGAAATGATCGGGACATTAAGTAAACACAGGGAAGGAATGAAGTGAGCTCGTCGATCTAAACAGCTGGTGAATGAAATTGACGGCTACTCAGGTTGATGGAGAAATTCAAATTCTTTACCTCTTTTTACCATCTGAGCGAGCAGAGAAGCCGAGACGATATAATCAGAATTATCATTGAATGTTTTGATTACACTCTGTTAGTGTCCTGGACTCTTTCGCTGGCAATGCTTAACAACTAGTACAGTGATGCGCACCCTCGTATAGTCCTTTCCAAAGCCCTCACCTCTTCATACATGGAAACTCGTCTCTATGCCACTCATCATCTTGgccatcttcttcaagaacAGCCGGTTCTTATGGACTGGGGACTTCAACTTATGATTACTCAGCTATATGATACGGCAATGGAAGTTTGCGATGTAGCTGTGATGTATCTCGAGGAGGTCTGTACAGATCCTATGTGGCTGGAGAAAGTTGTGCAGTTGAGGCCAACGTTAGAGCATTTGGGCGATGTCGGTCATCCACTGTTTATGCGGTAAGTACTGATGCTGTTGATAATGGGTGCTGAAATTCTCCTCCGATAGCTTCGTTTCGACAAGCGTCGGATTTCAGTACCTCAATCAAGCACAGTACATTGAACGAGAGCTTGAGAGCTGGCTGGCTGTGAGTGGTATTCTTCGCCCCTCACGGTCCTTGCTGATCATTTCTGGGGGTTTTTCATTGGACTTTTCACAGGAACGTAATCTTCTTTATGTCATAGAAGCCGAAACGTTCGTTTCTAAAACGATTCGTCCTTGGGCAAGCGACACCATAGAAGACTATTGGGTGTACGACGGCTTGGCCCCCAGTCATTTCCTTGGTGAACTCACCAAAACTCCCGAAGGTTGTGAGCTTCTCAAGGAGCGAGGAATCGTTGCAGAATTTGCAGAAATAGTGCGGTTACATGGGATGGAAGGGGGCGATCCTTCGGTGTTAACGAATTTGAAGAGTGTACTTTGGGCTCTGGTATGACTATATATCGCAATTTCTGGGTCTCACTAACAGAATCGACAGGGTAACATAGGCTCTACTGAGGGCGGACTTCCGTTTCtggaggatgaagagataATCATGGAAATAATTGATGTGGCTGAGCAATCTCCTGTCCTAACAATTAGAGGGTGAGCAGTTGCTAATACTCAAATTGGTACTAACGAATTTGAAAGAACTTGCTTCTTCGTCATCGGTCTCATTTCCTCAACTCGTATGGGCGCAGAAATTCTTGAAGAGTTTGGCTGGATAGCCACCAGGACACCGTTAGGTGACACTACGGGCCTTTGCTTGCCCAATGACGTGTCGCGTTTCGTCGCCGTAAGTGTGTAACCTGAACTTGAAATAAGTATCTGACTCGTCAAAAGATTGATGCCTGGGAACGACCTGATCTCCGCCCATTCGCTCCTACCCTTCCCAAGCTGCATGGCCTGGAATCAGAAATAATGACATCAATTGCAAACCTCTCCAATTATGTCCTGGCTGCTGGGGCTATGAATAACCTCAAGCGGTGAGTTAAAAGCTTACATTTCCGCTAATAACGCTGATCCATTACAGAATCCGAACCCGTCATCCCAAATATTTCTCCTCCATTACTCTTTTCCACCGCGCTTTACGAACCATCTCCACGAATCACTTCCAGGCTCCTGTCCGACGTTTTATTCTCGATCTTTTTGAGCTCAAACTTGAGCGTCCAACTCTCATACAGTTAGCCGGGATAGAGGCTAGCATTTGGCGATCGGCGGAGAGACATGCTGCCAAGAAAGAAGCAGTAGCCACTCCTGATAAGAAGCAGAAAGTACTGAATGAGGAAGACCAACCGCCAAAATTGGAAGAGGACAGGGAAGGCAGGCGTCGTTCAGCCAGCTTCCCAGGTTTATCACCTGTTACTGAGCCCATACCGCATAAATTAGAAAGCAGAATGAGAGGTATTACTATTAGTAATATCGACCGTCAAAAAGTGGAGGA comes from the Cryptococcus gattii WM276 chromosome M, complete sequence genome and includes:
- a CDS encoding Hypothetical protein (Similar to SGTC gene model, INSD accession EAL17458.1; CNBM1510) — translated: MPPRTIDAAREDYDHHYFTSEQSSLQSQVQSPSFLPQLQNQIQGHGMGGVGGGGKKQRIRKSALAPAPASKPSSGRYQPSRGAQRDAKHSQRMHLQIQRSHAGSKAKEKENKKAKAIAWPVAVDSSEPKTEDGQPKTLLTCTTLVSPPPHPFPLSPSIQGLDIEVIRREQRCAIEEARRELMERVKMEEEKHSAALKKVVNIQLQVFVHARETRCHWGECEAILNSWAVLEKHISQSHFHSGRTHPNKVVNGVRRIQCLWKDNGECQETFKTRNELHQHVLVLHMKFVSARCPFGGCEYTGHDFNQLMWHIDSTHSTATPDDLIPGLIHFRPPRPSSSPSVTHPLPSDLLPSIRPLSQTVALSSYEVPGNRMKKWVSRRCRSGKWPRIQAGSARYEVKKKAQMAIKLCTENARRMRLGLPPASEEEVNGEAEKEVKAVKEEAEKEEGAVISKPQSGGLIVTVSDQDLTPFTSVNESLTKFFTFKQTSTR
- a CDS encoding Hypothetical Protein (Similar to TIGR gene model, INSD accession AAW46952.1), translating into MPAHPSISTYNPNIYFSAASQKDVTGPKTFRTKNARLHTEPASANLTPSSIFDRSPTAMQCSPSPLFTTSSGWQLPPNTPSPPPPYRSPFATHPTTAATLLEPVIGMRLQSNPFQSQRSSKQGKKWGEKKFGNATVPLGVGLGVEVEREMQDTEMERILELADGQSKALLKKRLEEMKIHIERQVRAESCQRITQLENALADSHQDIRRLEKEKIILEDTMKEVEERITVEYQLAIKASERPRPSGLRPLGLLSKERPASVSLDGEQIISKRQSMTSVPVPDPCSKRLSVSRHSGIPYRASTLPANLPSTPLPASPDAVSSASDSSLRTPIHSPAQCPTSPSTSSSRPKSYRLSQMFTCLSSNSVNARAYEELEMLADSPKKDGHSVAGSEAANKVATTTPENEKTRGESMRQRHTRPQTMYNRSRLIMEEVSPIKQEDCPITTTYNKLVGRSSRPPNLHHHNVDTPQNASSSYKPPTSPDSDKSHHDCHRSKRAYEDEDEDDHGCGHETSSSYSHSRPHSHSPSMNRAKKRLSVNGAGHNNSRPDDRSLLEGYRATHRKIHRRTQMVGGVGNVSGEGDERNPFIISPSSDTAPLPQTSSDPQPHSDSNSANLSSDGKLTTTRNRQLHLQTHSQTRALDNPYQANPRQMACLLGTIAKCSGWMTVVGFAGLTVGGWMKK